One Rhinolophus sinicus isolate RSC01 linkage group LG06, ASM3656204v1, whole genome shotgun sequence DNA window includes the following coding sequences:
- the TMEM240 gene encoding transmembrane protein 240 — MSVSANTMIFMILGASIVMAIACLMDMNALLDRFHNYILPHLRGEDRVCHCNCGRHHIHYVIPYDGDQSVVDASENYFVTDNVTKQEIDLMLGLLLGFCISWFLVWMDGVLHCAVRAWRAGRRYDGSWTWLPKLCSLRELGRRPHRPFEEAAGNMVHVKQKLYHNGHPSPRHL, encoded by the exons ATGTCCGTGAGCGCGAACACCATGATCTTCATGATTCTGGGGGCGTCGATCGTGATG GCCATCGCGTGCTTGATGGACATGAACGCGCTGCTGGACCGATTTCACAACTACATCCTCCCGCACCTGCGGGGCGAGGACCGCGTCTGCCACTGCAACTGTGGCCG GCACCACATCCACTACGTGATCCCGTACGACGGGGACCAGTCGGTGGTGGACGCCTCCGAGAACTACTTCGTGACAGACAACGTGACCAAGCAGGAGATCGACCTCATGCTCGGGCTGCTGCTCGGCTTCTGCATCAGCTGGTTCCTGGTGTGGATGGACGGCGTCCTGCACTGCGCCGTGCGCGCCTGGAGGGCGGGCCGGCGCTACG ACGGCTCGTGGACCTGGCTGCCCAAGCTGTGCAGCCTGCGGGAGCTCGGCCGGCGGCCGCACAGGCCCTTCGAGGAGGCGGCCGGGAACATGGTGCACGTGAAGCAGAAACTCTACCACAACGGGCACCCGAGCCCGCGGCACCTTTGA